In one window of Thermodesulfobacteriota bacterium DNA:
- a CDS encoding DUF2867 domain-containing protein, with translation MEYLLKFSELKKYFQKADFFDVKVFQGKTTLRKFIASMLSYYPWWIVQLYRIRRLLVGLLGLVKHEAPENLPNLKPEDVSFTPGDNVTFFIVRRAKENIFWVSEIPDDKHLRAYFGVVKEPVSHSINRFYVITTVFYKHWTGSVYFNLIRPFHHLVVSRMAQHGLK, from the coding sequence ATGGAATATCTTCTCAAATTCAGTGAGCTGAAAAAATATTTCCAAAAAGCTGATTTCTTTGATGTGAAAGTATTCCAAGGCAAGACCACATTGAGGAAATTTATTGCATCTATGTTGTCCTACTATCCATGGTGGATCGTCCAACTCTATCGTATCCGCAGGCTGCTCGTCGGCCTTTTGGGCCTTGTTAAACATGAAGCCCCGGAAAATTTGCCCAACCTGAAACCGGAAGATGTTTCTTTTACCCCTGGAGACAATGTTACCTTTTTCATCGTTCGACGCGCCAAAGAGAATATCTTTTGGGTTTCGGAAATCCCTGATGACAAACATTTACGGGCATATTTCGGCGTTGTCAAAGAACCTGTAAGCCATTCTATTAATCGCTTCTACGTTATTACTACTGTTTTTTATAAGCATTGGACAGGTTCGGTTTATTTTAATCTTATTCGACCGTTTCATCACCTGGTTGTTTCACGAATGGCTCAGCATGGGCTGAAGTAA
- a CDS encoding class I SAM-dependent methyltransferase: MQNYHKQKFTAGGYIEYFKNLILNFPQFQKLKKKKGRYVDIGCGSGEQIFSIAPHFAQFTFTGIDLSKPNIYACKKALSNMSDRSRFNFIHDDFIEHPFNRTFVMAFSYSVFQLLDASIDDLLRRVWKLLEPNGYLVLSMPYACRYNTCLNYVRKILGLLRCHLFDRLIVDIAHMMYRKKFSKTFLRERMLYLDQVDRNLFDLKATKALDQFWKIEFHEQTPSPSFIQSRHMSLILRKINPQQAF, encoded by the coding sequence ATGCAAAACTATCATAAACAGAAATTTACCGCAGGAGGATACATTGAATATTTCAAAAATCTAATATTGAATTTTCCCCAATTTCAAAAGCTGAAGAAAAAAAAAGGCCGTTATGTTGATATTGGATGTGGATCAGGAGAGCAAATTTTTTCCATTGCCCCTCATTTTGCACAATTCACATTCACCGGAATCGACCTGTCTAAGCCCAATATCTATGCCTGTAAGAAAGCGTTATCAAACATGTCCGACCGTTCAAGATTTAACTTTATCCATGATGATTTCATTGAACACCCATTTAATAGAACGTTTGTCATGGCCTTTTCCTACTCTGTGTTCCAGCTTTTGGATGCTTCGATTGATGATTTATTGAGACGGGTATGGAAATTGCTGGAACCCAACGGTTATCTTGTGTTGAGCATGCCGTATGCCTGCCGATACAACACTTGTTTAAATTATGTTAGAAAAATTTTAGGACTGCTTCGGTGTCATCTGTTTGATCGGCTTATTGTGGATATTGCCCACATGATGTATCGAAAGAAATTCTCTAAAACCTTCCTTCGTGAAAGGATGTTATACTTGGATCAGGTGGATCGCAATCTGTTCGATTTGAAGGCAACCAAAGCTCTAGACCAATTTTGGAAGATCGAATTTCATGAGCAGACCCCCTCCCCCAGTTTTATTCAAAGCAGGCATATGTCGCTTATTTTGCGAAAAATCAATCCGCAACAAGCTTTCTAA